A stretch of Pseudolysobacter antarcticus DNA encodes these proteins:
- a CDS encoding IS5 family transposase (programmed frameshift) yields MRSTYPSDISRAQFEQIHPLLESARKKTSPRRVDLYEVFCAVRYLLKSGCQWRMLPTEFPKWRTVHSYFSIWSEPDENGISLLERALKKNQVGAVRIKQGRNAMTSFLIVDAQSVKNTDTATHKGYDAGKKVSGIKRHIAVDTQGLPHAIAVTTAEVTDRKGALQAMDRCQANLHRVQSVLADGGYVGQPFAEAVQGAIGATVQIAQRNELHTFAVIPKRWVVERSFAWLEKCRRLWKNCERKLNTSLQFIHLAFLTLLLKRL; encoded by the exons ATGAGATCAACCTATCCGAGTGACATCAGTCGCGCCCAGTTTGAGCAAATTCATCCTTTGCTGGAAAGCGCACGCAAGAAGACCAGCCCGCGTCGGGTGGATCTGTACGAGGTATTTTGCGCGGTCCGCTACCTCCTCAAAAGCGGCTGCCAGTGGCGCATGCTGCCCACGGAGTTTCCGAAATGGCGAACGGTACATTCGTACTTTTCGATCTGGAGCGAGCCTGACGAGAACGGCATCAGCCTGCTGGAGCGGGCGTTAAA AAAAAATCAGGTGGGCGCGGTGCGTATCAAGCAGGGGCGCAACGCCATGACGAGCTTCTTGATCGTTGATGCACAAAGCGTAAAGAACACCGACACGGCGACGCATAAGGGCTACGATGCCGGCAAGAAGGTCTCGGGGATCAAGCGGCATATTGCCGTGGATACGCAGGGACTGCCTCACGCTATTGCGGTGACTACAGCGGAAGTCACCGATCGCAAGGGCGCCTTGCAGGCGATGGATCGATGTCAGGCAAACCTACATCGGGTACAAAGTGTCCTAGCGGATGGCGGCTACGTCGGCCAGCCCTTTGCCGAAGCGGTCCAAGGCGCCATCGGTGCCACCGTGCAGATCGCCCAACGCAATGAATTGCATACCTTCGCCGTTATCCCGAAGCGGTGGGTGGTCGAGCGCTCCTTCGCCTGGTTGGAGAAATGCCGACGACTCTGGAAGAACTGCGAGCGCAAGCTCAATACCAGCCTCCAGTTCATTCACCTTGCCTTCCTCACGCTACTGCTCAAAAGACTTTGA
- a CDS encoding YkvA family protein, which translates to MPLQITIDLEDQDLQFFYDAAKRAQQKAANLTAQQITEAAGKLLVESKGMKIPAFIAERLSKLDAMINMVNDTGWGLSEDDRQRVLSSLTYFAEPDDVIPDNVPVLGFLDDAIMIELCQRELLHEIEAYEDFVAYRHEQASRRGEDANQVKLQRVEWLEGRRQELQDRMRRRRSESFAPSQASAPMFRFT; encoded by the coding sequence ATGCCTTTGCAGATCACCATCGACCTTGAAGACCAGGACCTGCAGTTTTTTTACGATGCGGCCAAACGCGCACAACAAAAAGCTGCCAACCTGACCGCGCAGCAGATCACCGAAGCCGCCGGCAAATTGCTGGTCGAATCGAAAGGCATGAAGATTCCAGCCTTCATCGCCGAGCGTCTGTCGAAGCTCGACGCGATGATCAACATGGTCAACGATACCGGCTGGGGTTTGTCCGAAGACGATCGCCAGCGCGTGTTGTCATCGCTGACCTATTTCGCCGAACCGGATGACGTGATTCCCGACAACGTGCCGGTGCTCGGTTTCCTCGATGACGCCATCATGATCGAGCTGTGCCAGCGCGAGCTGCTGCACGAGATCGAAGCCTACGAAGATTTTGTCGCGTATCGCCACGAGCAGGCCAGTCGCCGTGGTGAAGATGCCAACCAGGTCAAGCTGCAGCGCGTGGAATGGCTGGAAGGCCGGCGCCAAGAGTTGCAGGATCGCATGCGTCGTCGCCGCAGCGAATCATTTGCGCCGAGCCAGGCCAGCGCGCCGATGTTCCGTTTCACCTGA
- a CDS encoding phospholipase D-like domain-containing protein: MRAPRVGLRRIAVQFFVGAFCLSLAACVSLSPREAARAAAVVKAGQEQRVRCIDPAACALPSPYLALAESALATSTPSEPQHYVNLLDQGEDALLIRVHLIRAAQHSIDLQTFIFAQDDAGHLVLDELVQAAARGVKVRVITDQLFSLDDTEFLARLARAHVNFELKVYNPTFGQARTQPLEFAAGILCCFFKFNQRMHNKLLLIDGRIGIAGGRNYENRYYDWDDDFDYRDRDMLVVGPATREMQASFEQFWQHPRAVPLVRLKDVGRRILSDDGNAAAYSPPEFTNAARVATLRQRASDIDYIEQHFVSANQHVGRVDYYSDSPNKPLENDIQARRELTARISRLLIDAQHDVVMETPYLVLSKTAQKIFRSLYRDHHVAVTVSTNSLAATDAFYVYALSYKYKKRYLKHLGFEIHEFKPFPADAQNMIANYAELGTESGKRVPLRKYGRAPLQQQGVRIGLHAKTIVIDGAITLIGSHNFDPRSDNYNTEAGFIVRDVAFAAQVRASILRNTEPQNAWVIAPRKAPAAVSGVSNAISDFSTALPLFDLWPFRYSTSFELDPGCAPLPPRDPDFYQCYESVGDFPDVDVPLKSLYTRIVTAFGAGLVSIM, encoded by the coding sequence ATGAGAGCGCCGCGCGTCGGTTTGCGGCGGATCGCCGTTCAGTTTTTCGTCGGTGCATTTTGTTTGAGCCTGGCGGCCTGCGTATCACTCAGTCCACGCGAAGCCGCGCGCGCCGCGGCGGTGGTCAAAGCGGGCCAGGAACAACGCGTGCGCTGCATCGATCCCGCCGCTTGCGCGCTGCCTTCACCCTACCTTGCGCTGGCCGAAAGCGCGCTGGCAACGTCCACGCCAAGCGAACCGCAACACTACGTCAACCTGCTCGACCAAGGCGAAGATGCACTGCTGATTCGCGTGCATCTGATTCGCGCCGCACAACACAGCATCGACCTGCAGACGTTTATTTTCGCGCAGGACGACGCCGGCCATCTGGTGCTCGATGAACTCGTGCAAGCCGCCGCTCGCGGCGTGAAAGTACGCGTGATCACCGATCAACTTTTTTCGCTCGACGACACCGAGTTTCTTGCGCGGCTTGCACGCGCGCACGTGAATTTCGAACTCAAGGTGTACAACCCGACTTTCGGCCAGGCGCGCACGCAACCGCTGGAATTTGCCGCCGGCATCCTCTGTTGTTTTTTCAAATTCAACCAGCGCATGCACAACAAGCTGCTGCTGATCGATGGCCGCATCGGCATCGCCGGCGGGCGCAATTATGAAAATCGCTATTACGATTGGGACGACGATTTCGACTACCGCGATCGCGACATGCTCGTGGTCGGGCCGGCGACGCGCGAAATGCAGGCGTCGTTCGAACAGTTCTGGCAGCATCCGCGCGCCGTGCCACTGGTGCGACTCAAGGATGTTGGCCGTCGAATCCTCAGCGACGATGGCAACGCCGCGGCGTATTCACCGCCCGAATTCACCAATGCGGCGCGAGTCGCCACGCTGCGCCAACGTGCCAGCGATATCGATTATATCGAGCAACATTTTGTCAGCGCGAACCAGCACGTTGGACGCGTCGACTATTACTCCGATTCGCCCAACAAACCGCTGGAAAACGATATCCAGGCGCGCCGCGAACTGACCGCGCGCATCAGCCGCCTGCTGATCGATGCGCAACACGATGTGGTGATGGAAACGCCGTACCTCGTGCTCAGCAAGACCGCGCAAAAAATATTCCGCAGCCTGTATCGCGATCACCACGTGGCGGTGACGGTGTCGACCAATTCGCTCGCGGCGACCGATGCGTTTTACGTGTATGCGTTGTCGTACAAATACAAAAAACGCTATCTCAAACATCTCGGTTTCGAGATCCACGAGTTCAAGCCGTTCCCGGCCGATGCGCAAAACATGATCGCGAATTACGCCGAGCTCGGCACCGAATCGGGCAAGCGTGTGCCGCTGCGCAAATACGGTCGCGCGCCGCTGCAGCAGCAAGGCGTGCGCATCGGCCTGCATGCCAAGACCATCGTGATTGATGGCGCGATCACACTGATCGGCTCGCACAATTTTGATCCGCGCTCGGACAACTACAACACCGAGGCCGGTTTTATCGTGCGCGATGTGGCGTTCGCGGCGCAGGTGCGTGCATCGATCTTGCGCAATACCGAGCCGCAGAACGCGTGGGTGATCGCGCCACGCAAGGCGCCCGCGGCGGTGAGCGGCGTATCGAATGCGATCAGCGATTTTTCGACGGCATTGCCGTTGTTCGATCTGTGGCCGTTTCGTTATTCGACCAGCTTCGAACTCGATCCGGGCTGCGCGCCGTTGCCGCCGCGCGATCCGGATTTCTACCAGTGCTACGAGAGCGTCGGCGATTTTCCCGACGTCGATGTGCCGCTAAAATCGCTCTATACGCGCATTGTCACGGCTTTCGGCGCCGGATTGGTCTCGATTATGTGA
- a CDS encoding YceI family protein, with protein sequence MAIFWLISLQLLESSAAFAATAAPNDQLWILDTGRSRAGFQIRAMWMFNVGGQFGAVSGNVRIDAFRNTATVDARIDANAVSMRNAEYAAWVKSREFFDVQHYPQIHFVSDPIPLPRLRTGGELRGTLELRGVTQPVIFQLKPNECQGRLAHDCPVRAEGTVLRSVFGMTSRRVTLSDKVDLDFTIFVNEAEPATDAPAQ encoded by the coding sequence GTGGCGATTTTTTGGCTGATATCGCTGCAGCTGCTTGAATCATCCGCCGCATTTGCCGCAACAGCGGCGCCAAACGATCAGCTCTGGATTCTGGATACCGGTCGCAGTCGCGCCGGATTCCAGATCAGGGCGATGTGGATGTTCAATGTCGGCGGCCAGTTCGGTGCGGTCAGCGGCAACGTGCGTATCGACGCGTTCCGCAATACCGCAACAGTCGACGCGCGCATCGATGCGAATGCGGTCAGCATGCGCAATGCGGAGTATGCCGCGTGGGTGAAATCGCGCGAGTTTTTCGACGTGCAGCATTATCCACAAATCCACTTTGTGTCCGATCCGATTCCATTGCCGCGCCTGCGCACGGGCGGCGAGTTGCGCGGCACACTGGAGCTGCGCGGCGTGACTCAACCGGTGATCTTTCAGCTCAAGCCGAACGAATGCCAGGGCCGGCTCGCGCACGATTGTCCAGTACGCGCCGAAGGCACCGTGCTGCGCTCGGTATTTGGCATGACGTCGCGCCGCGTGACCTTGTCGGACAAAGTCGATCTCGATTTCACCATCTTCGTCAACGAAGCCGAACCCGCGACCGATGCCCCCGCGCAATGA
- a CDS encoding SixA phosphatase family protein, with translation MSKRHIILLRHAEAVGTGNGLSDQARPLTPHGETEAEAAGAWLKAHAAPIQRVLYSPALRAKQTAEDALHALGAVEQREDARIYEATPGALMDVLTDNADVEWLLLVGHNPGLESLVALLSTGQSGDHRGMATAGVAWLELPTESAIEPGVATLKHFWSP, from the coding sequence ATGAGTAAACGCCACATCATCCTGCTGCGTCACGCCGAGGCCGTCGGCACGGGTAACGGACTTAGCGATCAAGCGCGTCCGTTAACGCCGCATGGCGAAACCGAGGCCGAGGCAGCGGGCGCGTGGCTGAAGGCGCACGCCGCGCCGATCCAGCGCGTGTTGTATTCGCCGGCGTTGCGCGCCAAGCAGACTGCAGAAGACGCGCTGCATGCGCTCGGTGCCGTTGAGCAGCGCGAAGATGCGCGGATTTACGAGGCCACACCCGGTGCGTTGATGGACGTGCTGACCGATAACGCCGACGTCGAGTGGCTGCTGCTGGTCGGCCACAATCCCGGGCTGGAATCGCTGGTCGCATTGCTCAGTACCGGCCAGTCCGGCGATCATCGCGGCATGGCAACGGCCGGTGTAGCGTGGCTGGAATTGCCGACGGAAAGTGCGATCGAACCCGGCGTCGCCACGCTCAAGCATTTCTGGTCGCCATGA
- a CDS encoding DUF2239 family protein yields the protein MNNPATYTAFQGDRRITSGNGLHIALAIKAATRRGTDHGPILAFDDATARLVDFDLRGSDADIAQRLTLADERAVPDDVKKAELPRAPGRPKLGVVAREITLLPRHWEWLNRQSGGASVTLRKLVDAARAANGENHRKQQAREIADRFMLAMAGNQPGYEEAARALYAGNKMSFDSLIEPWPVDIRDYIRQLARDAFDAIADQGALPA from the coding sequence ATGAATAATCCAGCCACTTACACCGCTTTCCAAGGCGACCGCCGCATCACCAGCGGCAACGGTTTGCACATCGCGCTGGCGATCAAGGCGGCGACGCGACGCGGTACCGATCACGGCCCGATCCTCGCGTTTGACGACGCAACCGCGCGATTGGTGGATTTTGATCTGCGTGGATCGGACGCGGATATAGCCCAGCGACTGACTCTTGCTGATGAGCGAGCGGTGCCAGACGATGTAAAAAAAGCGGAGCTGCCGCGCGCGCCAGGCCGCCCGAAATTGGGCGTGGTCGCGCGTGAAATCACGTTGTTGCCGCGGCATTGGGAATGGCTCAATCGTCAATCCGGAGGCGCCTCGGTGACCTTGCGCAAGCTGGTCGATGCGGCACGTGCAGCGAACGGCGAAAACCACCGCAAGCAGCAAGCGCGGGAGATCGCGGATCGTTTCATGTTGGCTATGGCAGGCAACCAGCCGGGCTACGAAGAGGCGGCGCGTGCGCTTTACGCTGGCAACAAAATGTCGTTCGATAGTTTGATCGAACCTTGGCCGGTCGATATCCGTGATTACATCCGCCAGCTTGCGCGCGATGCTTTCGATGCAATCGCCGACCAGGGCGCACTACCTGCCTGA